In Pyrus communis chromosome 8, drPyrComm1.1, whole genome shotgun sequence, one genomic interval encodes:
- the LOC137742863 gene encoding uncharacterized protein, which translates to MPTYQMIDNIRVKLMEMSSDRQREAERWTSPICPTMDDEMMKMVEVGRHWNVCRSSEHIFEVRDEYSVMVDLQSHTCSCYQWQIKGFPCAHALAAILKDGGNPYDYVEDYFTTDFYNSSYSYPIVLIPDIEKDEQSMSQEFVIEPPLTKRPPGRPKVKRLKSIGEETCPNKCSRSGDATSHNRKTCNAPI; encoded by the coding sequence ATGCCAACTTACCAAATGATTGATAACATACGTGTGAAGTTGATGGAGATGAGTTCTGATAGGCAACGTGAGGCCGAAAGATGGACCTCACCAATATGCCCAACAATGGATGACGAAATGATGAAAATGGTTGAAGTTGGAAGACATTGGAATGTGTGTCGTTCAAGTGAACATATTTTTGAAGTCAGAGATGAGTATTCTGTCATGGTGGACTTACAAAGTCATACTTGTTCTTGTTATCAATGGCAAATTAAAGGGTTCCCTTGTGCACATGCTTTGGCAGCTATTTTGAAAGATGGAGGTAACCCATATGATTATGTCGAAGATTATTTCACAACAGATTTCTATAATTCTTCTTATTCATATCCCATTGTTCTTATACCTGATATTGAAAAGGATGAACAATCTATGAGTCAGGAGTTTGTGATAGAACCCCCATTGACAAAGAGGCCCCCAGGTAGACCAAAAGTTAAAAGACTAAAATCTATTGGGGAAGAAACATGCCCCAACAAGTGCAGTAGGTCTGGTGATGCTACAAGCCACAATCGGAAAACTTGCAACGCCCCTATTTGA
- the LOC137741355 gene encoding putative pentatricopeptide repeat-containing protein At1g12700, mitochondrial — MRATIAASSSSLKVGYGSRSSTARLRLRGMLPCLLLSSSVVVFFNNYLALFHSRSSKSTESRNTQQHQLVKISNVEDALNVFDEMLQRRPLPSVAPFNQILTQLAKLKHYSAVISLNNKMGVSGIRPDIYSLNIIINCFCHLHRMGFGLSVLGNFFKLGFEPNVTTCNTLINGFLLQNREAEAAALFNRMLDSGNCKPDVVTFGTLVKGLCAKGNNTAAIQLLKKMGEGACKPNIVIYSTIIDSLCKDTLVADALNLFSEMTSKGIAPNVLTYTSVIHGVCKLQDWKEATRLLNEMVSKHIFPNVSTFNVLVDTFCKEGMVQEARSVIKMMIQRGIEPDTITYNSFMDGYCLRGEMDEAKKVFEEIFSTGCMVNARSYSILINGYCKLKRIDDARILFLEMSQRGIVPNMVIYNTLIDGFCKMGKLQDAHNLFSQMQALGQLPNTQTYSILLDGLCKNQQFPEAVELLDEMEEKKLDFNIVTYSILIQGLCRAEKVEYAWDLFRSLSSKGVQPDVRSYNIMISGFCNGGLTCKAENLLREMEERGRSPNGCTYNTIIRGFFNNNDISRAVRLIQEMVERGFSADASTTELIVNLLSKDEVDPALLAFIESPQ; from the coding sequence ATGCGGGCAACGattgctgcttcttcttcttctttgaaggTTGGTTATGGCAGCAGAAGCAGCACCGCCAGACTCAGACTCAGAGGTATGCtgccttgtcttcttctttcttcttctgttgTTGTTTTCTTCAACAATTATTTGGCTTTGTTTCATTCTCGGTCTTCTAAATCGACCGAATCTAGAAACACCCAACAACACCAGCTTGTTAAAATCAGTAATGTTGAGGATGCGCTCAATGTGTTCGACGAAATGCTTCAAAGGCGTCCTCTGCCTTCCGTTGCCCCTTTCAACCAAATCTTGACTCAACTTGCCAAGTTGAAACATTATTCGGCAGTCATCTCCTTGAATAATAAAATGGGTGTGTCGGGAATTCGTCCTGATATTTATAGTCTGAATATTATCATTAACTGCTTTTGCCATTTGCACCGGATGGGGTTTGGTTTGTCAGTCTTGGGAAACTTCTTCAAATTGGGTTTTGAACCAAATGTCACGACCTGCAACACTCTAATCAACGGTTTTCTTCTCCAGAATAGAGAGGCCGAGGCAGCAGCACTTTTCAACAGAATGTTGGACAGTGGTAATTGCAAGCCGGATGTGGTTACTTTCGGTACCCTAGTAAAGGGCCTTTGCGCGAAAGGTAACAACACTGCAGCAATCCAATTGCTTAAGAAGATGGGAGAAGGGGCTTGCAAGCCTAACATAGTTATTTATAGCACGATTATCGACAGTCTTTGCAAAGATACTCTAGTTGCCGACGCACTGAACCTCTTCTCAGAAATGACGAGTAAGGGTATTGCCCCAAATGTCCTGACCTATACCTCTGTGATTCATGGAGTTTGCAAATTACAGGATTGGAAAGAAGCTACAAGATTGTTGAATGAAATGGTGAGTAAACATATCTTTCCAAATGTGTCCACCTTTAATGTCTTGGTTGATACATTTTGTAAAGAGGGAATGGTCCAAGAAGCAAGGAGCGTGATCAAAATGATGATTCAAAGAGGTATCGAACCTGATACGATTACTTACAATTCGTTTATGGATGGGTATTGTTTGCGAGGAGAAATGGACGAGGCGAAAAAGGTTTTTGAAGAGATATTTAGCACAGGATGCATGGTTAATGCTCGTAGTTATAGCATATTGATAAACGGCTATTGTAAGCTTAAAAGGATAGATGATGCCCGGATACTTTTTCTGGAAATGTCTCAAAGGGGAATTGTTCCAAATATGGTTATTTATAACACTCTTATAGATGGGTTTTGCAAGATGGGAAAACTACAAGATGCACATAACTTGTTCTCTCAAATGCAAGCTTTAGGCCAACTTCCAAATACTCAAACTTATTCTATTTTACTGGATGGCCTTTGTAAAAACCAACAATTTCCCGAGGCAGTTGAATTGTTGGACGAGATGGAggaaaagaagttggattttaatATTGTAACTTACAGTATTCTTATTCAAGGTTTGTGCAGAGctgaaaaagttgaatatgcatgGGATCTCTTTCGGAGTTTGTCATCGAAAGGAGTTCAACCTGATGTCAGGTCATATAATATAATGATTAGTGGATTTTGTAATGGGGGGCTAACATGTAAGGCAGAAAACTTGCTAAGGGAAATGGAAGAGAGAGGTCGTTCTCCAAATGGTTGCACGTACAACACAATTATCCGAGGGTTTTTCAATAACAACGACATATCAAGGGCGGTGAGGCTTATTCAAGAAATGGTGGAGAGGGGTTTTTCTGCAGATGCATCAACCACGGAGTTGATCGTTAATTTATTGTCCAAAGATGAAGTAGATCCTGCTTTGTTGGCATTTATAGAAAGTCCGCAATGA